The following are from one region of the Rosistilla carotiformis genome:
- a CDS encoding zinc-binding dehydrogenase, translated as MKSPAIVNFAPDPGSVEIREFQRPTIGSDDVLVEVAAVGVCGSDLHQWTATHSWPVNYPVVLGHEFAGTIVETGSHVASWREGDRIASETAAIIDVDNPMSRRGLYNLDPTRKGFGYGVDGAMTRFVRVPSRCLHRVPDALAFEHAAVTEPCCVAYNAVVKNSRIEPGDRVLVIGPGTIGILCAAVAKLVGADVAVLGLESDTHRFAVAQKYGVTTLTDAREWARQGDGLGVDVVIDAAGVSSTLQLAIELVRPAGWITKVGWGPKPLGFSIDPLVQKNVTLQGSFSHNWPIWERVISLLTSKQLDVEPIVGGTFGIGQWQQAFERMHHGEIVKSVILPGQE; from the coding sequence ATGAAATCGCCAGCGATTGTTAACTTTGCCCCCGATCCGGGAAGCGTCGAGATCCGAGAATTCCAGCGGCCAACGATCGGCTCCGACGACGTGCTTGTCGAAGTCGCTGCGGTCGGCGTCTGCGGCAGCGATTTGCATCAATGGACGGCGACTCACAGCTGGCCGGTCAATTATCCCGTCGTGCTGGGGCACGAATTTGCGGGAACGATCGTTGAGACGGGATCCCATGTCGCCAGCTGGCGCGAAGGGGACCGGATCGCCAGCGAAACCGCGGCGATCATCGACGTCGACAATCCGATGTCGCGGCGTGGGTTGTACAACCTGGATCCGACGCGGAAGGGCTTTGGTTACGGAGTCGACGGGGCGATGACTCGGTTTGTCCGCGTCCCCAGCCGATGTTTGCATCGCGTCCCCGACGCGTTGGCGTTTGAACACGCGGCGGTCACCGAACCGTGCTGCGTTGCTTACAACGCCGTCGTCAAAAATTCGCGGATCGAACCGGGAGACCGCGTGCTGGTGATCGGTCCCGGAACGATCGGGATCCTGTGCGCCGCGGTGGCAAAACTGGTCGGTGCCGACGTCGCCGTGCTGGGGCTGGAATCGGACACGCACCGATTTGCTGTCGCGCAGAAATATGGCGTCACCACGCTCACCGACGCACGCGAATGGGCTCGCCAGGGAGACGGATTGGGCGTCGACGTCGTGATCGATGCGGCGGGTGTTTCCAGCACGCTGCAGTTGGCGATCGAATTGGTCCGCCCCGCCGGATGGATCACCAAAGTCGGCTGGGGTCCCAAACCACTGGGCTTCTCGATCGACCCGCTGGTCCAAAAAAATGTGACTTTGCAGGGGAGCTTCAGCCACAATTGGCCGATCTGGGAACGGGTGATCAGCCTATTGACCTCCAAGCAATTGGACGTCGAACCAATTGTCGGCGGAACGTTTGGAATCGGACAATGGCAGCAGGCATTCGAGCGAATGCACCACGGAGAGATCGTGAAATCGGTGATCCTACCCGGCCAGGAATGA
- a CDS encoding orotidine 5'-phosphate decarboxylase / HUMPS family protein: MKPIVQISLDLTTIAEALETAEMAIRAGVDWIEAGTPLILAEGLHGIRALRERFPDVPIVADLKTMDGGYLEAEMMAGAGATHVVVMAQAHDETIECVVKAGRDCGVGVMGDNMAYNTMIDGARRLEDLGCDYIVHHIGYDHRRGIAAAGGRMPSPLDDLRAVVDAVKIPVQAVGGLSIEQAIQCPAYGAPLVVLGAPLTIDADAFKTADGDLESSLRLICEKVHAYDEVQR; this comes from the coding sequence ATGAAACCGATTGTTCAGATTTCGTTGGACCTGACGACGATAGCCGAAGCGCTCGAGACAGCCGAAATGGCGATCCGCGCCGGGGTCGACTGGATCGAAGCGGGAACGCCGCTGATCTTGGCCGAAGGCTTGCATGGCATCCGCGCTCTGCGCGAACGATTTCCCGACGTGCCGATCGTCGCCGACCTGAAGACGATGGATGGCGGATACCTGGAAGCGGAGATGATGGCGGGTGCTGGGGCGACGCATGTTGTCGTGATGGCTCAAGCCCACGACGAAACGATTGAATGTGTCGTCAAAGCGGGACGCGATTGCGGCGTCGGCGTGATGGGTGACAACATGGCCTACAACACGATGATCGATGGCGCGCGGCGGTTGGAAGACCTCGGCTGCGACTACATCGTGCATCACATCGGTTACGATCACCGCCGCGGGATCGCAGCGGCTGGCGGACGGATGCCGAGCCCATTGGACGATTTGCGAGCCGTTGTCGATGCTGTCAAGATTCCCGTCCAAGCGGTCGGCGGTCTGTCGATCGAACAAGCGATCCAATGTCCGGCTTATGGGGCCCCGTTGGTTGTCTTGGGAGCGCCGCTGACGATCGATGCCGATGCGTTTAAGACCGCCGATGGCGACCTGGAAAGTTCGCTGAGGCTGATCTGCGAAAAAGTTCATGCCTACGACGAGGTGCAACGATGA
- a CDS encoding DUF1501 domain-containing protein: protein MDPRIEYAAFSTRRHFLQQSTAGVGAMALASLMAGDASGNDPLAAAKPHFPAKAKRVIYLHMTGSPPNLDLFDYKPELAQRDDQDCPDHFIEGKTFAFTSGKPKLLGSPRKWKQCGSHGTWMSDAIPNFHKTADDMCIVHSMYTDQFNHAPAELLVLTGSPRSGRPSLGSWTTYGLGSENENLPGFVVLISSGVQPNGGKNSFGSGFLPSVYQGVQCRSKGDPVLYSSDPAGMSRGMRRMSLDAIRDLNQIQAEQLGHPETMTRIAQYELAFRMQTSVPEVMDISQESQKTLDEYGAEVGGASLANNCLLARRLVESGVRFVQLFDWGWDFHGTAAATGIQKGLTDKCATMDKPIAALIKDLKQRGLFEDTLIVWGGEFGRTPFREGRTAKGKILGRDHFPDAFTMWLAGGGVKGGFEYGTSDELGFSVAEKPVHIHDLQATILHLLGFDHEQLTYRFQGRDFRLTDVHGHVVKDLLA from the coding sequence ATGGATCCACGAATCGAATACGCAGCCTTCAGCACGCGAAGGCACTTCCTGCAGCAATCGACAGCGGGCGTGGGGGCGATGGCGCTCGCAAGCCTGATGGCCGGCGATGCGTCGGGCAACGATCCGTTGGCCGCGGCCAAGCCTCACTTTCCAGCGAAAGCGAAGCGGGTGATCTATCTTCATATGACCGGTTCGCCACCCAACCTGGACCTGTTTGATTACAAGCCTGAACTGGCACAGCGCGACGACCAGGATTGTCCCGACCATTTTATCGAAGGGAAAACGTTTGCGTTCACCAGCGGTAAACCGAAGCTGTTGGGATCGCCGCGGAAGTGGAAGCAGTGTGGCAGCCACGGAACGTGGATGTCCGACGCAATCCCCAACTTCCACAAAACCGCCGACGACATGTGCATCGTCCATTCGATGTACACCGACCAGTTCAACCACGCCCCGGCGGAACTTCTTGTTTTAACGGGATCTCCGCGCTCGGGGCGTCCTTCGCTCGGATCGTGGACCACTTACGGACTGGGCAGCGAAAACGAAAACCTTCCCGGTTTTGTCGTCCTGATTTCCAGCGGCGTGCAACCCAACGGCGGCAAGAACTCGTTTGGCAGCGGATTCCTGCCGTCGGTCTACCAGGGAGTGCAATGCCGCAGCAAAGGCGATCCGGTCCTGTATTCGTCCGACCCGGCGGGAATGAGTCGTGGGATGCGGCGGATGAGCCTAGATGCCATCCGCGATCTGAATCAAATTCAAGCCGAACAGCTGGGGCATCCCGAAACGATGACCCGAATCGCGCAGTACGAACTGGCGTTTCGGATGCAGACGTCGGTCCCCGAAGTGATGGACATCTCGCAGGAATCGCAAAAGACGCTGGACGAATACGGCGCGGAGGTCGGCGGCGCCAGCTTGGCGAACAACTGCCTGCTTGCCCGGCGGTTGGTCGAATCGGGCGTTCGGTTCGTCCAGCTGTTCGATTGGGGCTGGGATTTCCATGGCACCGCCGCAGCGACGGGCATCCAAAAAGGGCTGACCGACAAGTGTGCGACAATGGACAAACCGATCGCCGCGTTGATCAAGGATCTCAAGCAGCGTGGCCTGTTTGAGGACACGTTGATCGTTTGGGGAGGCGAATTTGGACGCACACCGTTCCGCGAGGGACGCACAGCCAAAGGGAAGATCTTGGGACGCGATCACTTTCCCGATGCCTTCACGATGTGGTTGGCTGGCGGTGGCGTCAAAGGTGGCTTCGAATACGGCACCTCCGACGAACTCGGCTTCAGCGTCGCCGAGAAACCTGTCCACATCCACGATCTGCAGGCGACGATCCTCCATCTATTGGGATTTGACCACGAACAATTGACCTATCGCTTCCAAGGTCGCGACTTCCGCCTGACCGATGTGCATGGCCACGTCGTCAAAGATTTGTTGGCCTGA
- a CDS encoding DUF1553 domain-containing protein codes for MNENLQRFVAKVQAFSLRLALLASVLTPSVDAVAQQVDFNREIRSLLSNNCVMCHGPDEAARSTELRFDTEAGSQIDLGGYAAIVPGDPEASELIARLTTDDEDLRMPPPGKGKQLTTDEVDRMRRWIQQGAHYARHWSYEPPVRSPLPEIKHVDWPRNPIDHFVLARLEAEGLEPSPAADRYALARRVAIDLTGLPPRWEQVQAFANDRRDDAFESYVDALLEQPAFGERWARVWLDLARYADSAGYADDPPRTIWAYRDYVIRSLNANKPFDHFTIEQIAGDLLDNPTDEQLIATAFHRNTMTNSEGGTNDEEFRNVAVVDRVNTTMAVWMGTTMACAQCHTHKYDPITHEEYFRFFAIFNNTLDADIKDERPTLPIWTDEQKAQKQRWAEQIADLKATLQQTTPEIEAAQAKWLAEIKTPPTWKPLMPVAATAQHRQLTTDAEGWVEASGDKSDHDLYTLRFETAGQQMAGLQLEISPDQSANFVLTQATASWTPTEPQPVDARFVRIELAGKGKLIHLAEVQAFSDSKNLALAGVASQSSTGYNAPAARAIDGNTDGDFYKNSVTHTNAESNPWFEIDLKQSHPIDEVVIWNRTDGGASIEQRLKGYKVILLDAQRQVVWEQTPDAIPSPNQSIALGGAVQLRFQNALADYEQSGFLAATTILDKQDTKKGWAIAGGLGQPHQLTLTLDPPRTLAAGVLELQLHQKSEHVKHLLDKVRVRASDSANLTQWASLPNAIRSIVLQTEPLDEKQAKQLAVYYRTIAPQLAPVRTQLAKLEKQLADIKPYTTVPIQEELPSEKQRSTYIHLRGDYQSAGADVDRGTPAAFHPLSADRPADRLSLAQWLVDDQNALTPRVIANRHWEEIFGIGIVESSEEFGSQGELPSHPQLLDWLAVELRDSGWDLKALLRLIVTSATYRQSSVTSPELQEKDPANRLLARGPRYRISAEMVRDQALQLSGLLSHKMFGPPAKPPQPNLGLNAAFGSATDWKTSPGDDKYRRGIYTMWRRSSPYPSMATFDAPNREVCTVRRGRTNTPLQALVTLNDPVYVEAAQALARRMLTADSSVRGRVEFGLRTCLLREPTENEVDRLAALYQQALTEFQADSALARQLAEEPLGELPAGMDVAEAAAMTVVGNVLLNLDELFLKR; via the coding sequence ATGAATGAAAACCTCCAACGTTTCGTCGCCAAAGTCCAAGCGTTTTCGCTTCGACTGGCGTTGTTGGCCAGCGTACTGACGCCAAGCGTGGACGCAGTCGCCCAACAAGTCGATTTCAATCGCGAAATTCGCTCGCTGCTTTCGAACAATTGCGTGATGTGTCATGGCCCCGATGAAGCCGCCCGTTCGACCGAGCTGCGTTTCGATACCGAAGCGGGTTCGCAAATCGATCTGGGCGGATACGCCGCGATCGTGCCGGGGGATCCCGAGGCGAGCGAGTTGATCGCTCGGTTGACGACCGACGACGAAGACCTGCGGATGCCGCCGCCCGGCAAAGGCAAACAGCTGACCACCGATGAGGTCGATCGGATGCGTCGCTGGATCCAACAGGGAGCCCATTACGCGCGGCACTGGTCCTACGAACCACCGGTCCGTTCTCCGCTGCCCGAAATCAAACACGTCGATTGGCCACGCAACCCGATCGATCATTTTGTTCTGGCTAGGTTGGAGGCCGAAGGACTGGAGCCATCGCCCGCCGCCGACCGATACGCGTTGGCCCGCCGCGTGGCGATCGACTTGACTGGCTTGCCGCCCCGTTGGGAACAGGTGCAAGCGTTTGCAAACGACCGGCGGGACGATGCCTTCGAATCGTATGTCGATGCGTTGTTGGAACAACCCGCGTTTGGTGAACGTTGGGCGCGGGTCTGGTTGGATCTGGCTCGATACGCCGACAGCGCCGGGTACGCCGACGATCCGCCGCGGACGATCTGGGCCTATCGCGATTACGTGATCCGATCGTTGAACGCCAACAAACCGTTTGATCATTTCACGATCGAACAGATCGCTGGCGACCTGTTGGACAATCCAACCGACGAACAATTGATCGCCACAGCCTTCCATCGCAACACGATGACCAACAGCGAAGGGGGAACCAACGACGAAGAGTTCCGTAACGTGGCAGTCGTCGATCGCGTCAACACGACGATGGCTGTCTGGATGGGAACGACGATGGCCTGTGCCCAATGCCACACGCATAAATATGATCCGATCACACATGAAGAGTACTTTCGCTTCTTTGCGATCTTCAACAACACGTTAGACGCCGACATCAAAGACGAACGGCCGACGCTGCCGATCTGGACCGACGAACAGAAAGCTCAAAAGCAGCGATGGGCCGAACAGATCGCGGACCTGAAAGCGACACTGCAGCAGACGACTCCCGAAATCGAAGCCGCTCAAGCGAAGTGGCTCGCCGAAATCAAGACGCCGCCGACTTGGAAGCCGCTGATGCCGGTCGCCGCCACCGCACAGCATCGTCAATTGACGACCGACGCCGAAGGCTGGGTCGAGGCCAGCGGCGACAAGAGCGACCACGATCTCTACACGCTGCGATTTGAAACCGCTGGGCAACAGATGGCGGGATTGCAGTTGGAGATCTCTCCCGACCAGAGCGCCAATTTTGTCCTCACGCAAGCAACCGCTTCCTGGACGCCCACCGAACCGCAACCTGTCGATGCGCGATTCGTGCGGATCGAACTGGCGGGCAAAGGGAAGTTGATCCATCTAGCCGAAGTGCAGGCGTTCAGCGATTCGAAGAACCTCGCCCTTGCCGGCGTCGCGTCGCAAAGCTCCACCGGTTACAACGCGCCAGCCGCTCGAGCGATCGACGGCAACACCGATGGGGACTTCTACAAGAACTCCGTCACGCACACCAACGCCGAATCCAACCCGTGGTTTGAGATCGACCTGAAGCAATCGCATCCGATCGACGAAGTCGTGATCTGGAATCGGACCGACGGAGGTGCTTCGATCGAGCAGCGGTTGAAGGGTTACAAGGTGATCCTGCTGGATGCGCAACGCCAAGTTGTTTGGGAACAAACGCCCGACGCCATCCCCAGCCCCAACCAATCGATCGCTCTCGGCGGGGCGGTCCAACTGCGGTTCCAAAACGCGTTGGCTGATTATGAACAGTCGGGCTTTCTTGCAGCGACAACGATTCTGGACAAACAGGACACGAAAAAGGGCTGGGCGATCGCAGGTGGACTTGGCCAACCGCATCAGTTGACTCTGACGCTCGATCCACCGCGAACTCTTGCCGCTGGCGTACTGGAACTGCAATTACACCAGAAATCGGAACACGTCAAACACCTGTTAGACAAGGTTCGCGTGCGAGCGAGCGATTCGGCCAACCTGACACAATGGGCCAGCTTGCCCAACGCGATCCGATCGATCGTGTTGCAAACCGAACCGCTGGATGAGAAGCAAGCGAAACAGTTGGCCGTCTACTATCGCACGATCGCGCCGCAACTGGCGCCGGTTCGAACCCAACTGGCGAAGCTCGAAAAACAACTCGCCGACATCAAACCGTATACGACCGTACCGATCCAAGAGGAGCTGCCGAGCGAGAAGCAGCGGTCGACTTACATCCACCTGCGAGGCGATTATCAGTCAGCCGGAGCCGACGTCGATCGCGGTACGCCCGCCGCATTCCATCCGCTGTCCGCCGACCGCCCGGCCGATCGATTGTCGCTGGCCCAATGGCTGGTCGACGATCAAAACGCTTTGACACCGCGAGTGATCGCCAACCGACACTGGGAAGAGATCTTCGGGATCGGAATCGTCGAATCGAGCGAAGAGTTTGGCTCGCAGGGAGAGCTTCCATCGCATCCGCAGCTGTTGGATTGGCTGGCGGTCGAACTTCGCGACAGCGGCTGGGATCTGAAGGCGTTGCTGCGATTGATCGTCACGTCGGCGACCTACCGGCAGAGTTCGGTGACGTCGCCGGAGTTGCAGGAAAAGGATCCCGCGAACCGCTTGTTGGCTCGCGGCCCGCGTTACCGAATCTCCGCAGAGATGGTCCGCGACCAAGCGTTGCAGTTGAGCGGTCTGCTGAGTCACAAGATGTTTGGCCCACCCGCCAAACCGCCGCAACCCAACCTCGGGTTAAACGCAGCGTTTGGATCGGCGACCGATTGGAAAACAAGCCCCGGCGACGACAAATACCGTCGCGGAATCTATACGATGTGGCGGCGTTCGAGTCCCTATCCATCGATGGCAACATTCGACGCTCCCAACCGCGAGGTCTGCACGGTGCGACGTGGGCGGACCAATACACCGCTGCAAGCGTTGGTGACACTCAACGATCCGGTCTACGTCGAAGCGGCTCAAGCCCTGGCCCGGCGGATGTTGACGGCGGATTCGTCGGTCCGAGGTCGGGTCGAATTTGGGCTGCGAACCTGCCTGTTGCGAGAGCCTACGGAAAACGAAGTCGACCGGTTGGCAGCGTTGTATCAGCAGGCGTTGACCGAATTCCAAGCCGATTCCGCTTTGGCTCGACAACTGGCCGAGGAGCCGCTTGGGGAACTGCCCGCTGGAATGGATGTCGCCGAAGCGGCGGCGATGACCGTGGTCGGCAACGTGCTGTTGAACCTGGACGAATTGTTTCTCAAACGCTGA